The sequence below is a genomic window from Ficedula albicollis isolate OC2 chromosome 2, FicAlb1.5, whole genome shotgun sequence.
AGAAAGTCTATATCATTTCACTAATGGGACTCATAGAAATTCATCTTCTCCTTCCACTATCAgctttaaaaaccccaaacaacccaaCCCTTTAAATCAGGCAATAAATGGAGCCATAATATTGGCTGCTacatcaaaagaaataaaagagagtAAGCATTTTTCCCCACTCAGCTCACgcaatacattaaaaaatattttgtttctgtgtggcCAACAAGCCATCCTCTAGTTTTCACTTCCTTGGAGTTCTTTTTGTGATGCAAACAACCTTAAATCACAATAGTAACTTGTATACATTATTAtacttattattattatacttATCTTTGCTACCAGCCCTTGCTCAATAAACAAGCTCTTCCCTTCTTGAAGGTCACTTTTAAGGTAGAGCTGAATacatttcagcagcagtgaaacATTCTCGAATTCATTTTTGTCTAGctcctgcagaaacacagagtgCTGTGCATCATTATCCTGCTACCCTCCGAGCTGGGTGTTAGGATAGTTGAGATTATTTATGGTACTCGCCTTCCTCAGTGCTTTGTCCAGCTGGTTAAAAAGCGATTCACTGTATTTCTGGGGAGGTTCTACTTCCTTCTCTTGAAGCAGTCCGTGTATTTTTTGAAACCCCTTCCCTTTAAAGGCATCAATGAGCAGTGATTCGAGCTGTcgagggaggggaaggaaacaATTAGTGAATAAAATAAGTGGACACTGAAATTGTAGCAGCACTAATTATGATTAAATACTTGTAATGCTATTTTAAAAGTTGCAAGTTTCCATTTGTTttatataatttgtttttcatcttccaTTTTACTACTACATCTGAAGTGAAACATCAATCTTAACGTCCAAAAGAGACAGAACCCTCATAAGTGAGTAATCTTAAAAGATAGCGAGTAAGGAAATAGGCAATTTGGTAAAACCAATTTGTTTTTACAATTGTTATTGTAAATTAACAATTGTTTATTGTTATTACAATAACTTCATCCCACTTTCTAAGGAAAAGATTCAGAGAACTGCTGCACTTCCCATatcaaataaaattactaaGTGTTCTGGGTTATGCCATATCCATTTAAGAAATTCACttttcaatatatatatataaataacaaTATGAAAGACAAAGATGCATTTAAAAGATCCTTACATAGTTTTCTGCTCTGTCTGCCATATTGCCACTCACATCTCTATTTCgttcttcacttttttcttcctttaagcattaaaggaaaagaaaaatatagaaaaaaaaaaaatcttctttgcccgtcctccccaaaaaaaagaaaacccaaccaaaacaaactcAAGCGCGTTTTCTGCTCACCTGGGCCATGGCAGAGGGGGAGAAGGAGCGGGAGCTGCTTCACACCGTGAAGCGCTGCTGGACACCCTAAGCGCGCTTAGGGTGANNNNNNNNNNNNNNNNNNNNNNNNNNNNNNNNNNNNNNNNNNNNNNNNNNNNNNNNNNNaaaaaaaagcccccccccccccccgaaggaGCGGGATCTGCTTCACACCGTGAAGCGCTGCTGGACACCCTAAGCGCGCTTAGGGTGGAGGGAGACCCTCGCCAGCCTTTCTCACAGCTCCGAGCGCTCTCCTTTCCTCACCAAACCCTCACTCTGTAGCTCagcagtgggaggaaaaaaaggagaagaatcGGCCCGGTTGCACCCGCCCTAGGCAGCCGCCTGGGACGGGCTCTCCGCAGCCGGGCACCGGCGCTGCGGCGCTGACAGACCCCCGGCCGAGCCCAGGCGTGCGAAAGAGCAGCCCGGAGCCTTCCTGGGGCCGAGAGGTGCCACAGCCGGcgtgtgctgctgccaggtgggCTTTATCGTGCTCAGCTGAGGGTAAAGTTCAGTAAGTTTTGGACCAGAGAGGATGGAAGCGAGGGAGAAAAATCATTGCGAACAGGTGGGATCGTTTAAAGAGTGATAGCAGCGCTCGGGGTTCAACGGCTCAGGGTCTCTACGCTGTTGTggatcatttttttctttctgtttttcgCACCAAAAATCAatctccccaaaaaaatcaaacaaagaaaaagaagaacaaactcacgaaaaacaaaccaaccaaaaaacacccTCCAAACTTCAGATCTCATCGGCTATTTCTTTCgaaaagaaaaaggtaacaAAAAACTTGTAACTGTTCAATAAGTTAAAATGTGCCCATCACTACAACAGCACCGACATCAACTTTACACTTTAAACCAGGTGCTATAGAGCACGGTGCGAAGGGGAAACCTGCCAAATAACGGCGATTTCGTTTACATCCCAAGGTTATTGAGCATCTTTGCCTCCCCCCGGAGGCTTTCCAAGCTGCGGGCAGCTCCGAGTCACGCACAAAACCCAAGCTCAGGAGCAGCCCGGTGGGGCAGAGACGGgtcccccagctccccatcACCCCTGCCATCATCCCGTCCACCCGCGGGAACCGGGTTAGACTTCCAAACCCTGCTCAAATCTGCAGAGGTGAGAGCCCCCGGTGCTAGGGGGTGGATTCGTGCACAATCCCTGAATCTACCCTCGGTCATACACCTTCAGGTGAGGGTAGCGAAACCCGCCTGCGGCGCGGAGGGGAAGCGCAGCTCCTGCCCACCCAGGGGCCGCGGTGGGGCtcggtgctgctgctgttccgCCTACGGGACCCGCTGAGAGCTCCCCCCACATCTCAGAGACGCCCCGATGGCATAAAAAAGCGGGAGCTGCCACCCACGGCCACTCTCTGCCATGAAGCTCACCTGGGACATCAACGACCCCAAGCTGCCGCAGGTAACGGGGGAGCGGGGAGGTGCCGGGGAAAGTCTCCGTCCAGCTCCAACGCGGAGCTGGGGAACAGCGGAACGAACTTCTCTCTAAGCAAAGCTTTGTTTTGATTGCTCTTGCGccttttcacttttttgttttgtagtcTTTATAAAGTAACTTGTAATAAAAGTATGGATATGATACACAGCTTTGCCTAACTGGATATGAATTCCTAAAACAACCTGTGTCTCCATTTGGACagtttccttctccctccttcccctcttcctTGTTCGGGAAATGTTGAATAGGAGCGTGAAATTACTGTTTACTACTATGATCCAAGTTATCCAGTTATTTCTTTGGTTTATTGATGCAACATTTTACTGACAATGAGCACTCCACTCTTGTCTAGTTGTGAgtttcaaatgcattttataaTTTGCAACATTTTTCATCTTAGAGTTTATTTAAGTTTACAGAGCCTATGCTGTTATGTCTTAATGAATGTCTTAATGCTGTAAATGCTGGTAGTTTCCTTCTGTTTGCTGGGATTGCTCTTACATGTGGTACATACAGATGTTAAATATGTATTGCAAGTATTTATAATGCAATACATATTTGACATCTGTATGTACCACATGTAAGAGCAATCCCAGCAAACAGAAGGAAACTTAAAATCTTCTTTCACAGTTCCGGTAACTACATTTGAGTAAGGAACTCCAGAAAGCTGTGAAATCCCAAATTGAACTGTTCTGCGTTTGCACCACTACACGTACATTGGACGTACATTTGTAATGACAAGTCTTTTTATCTCTATTTTTTGGGAAAAGCCTTACTCAAATCTTGTCATATACGCTTTTTATCTCTATTTTTTGGGAAAAGCCTTATTCAAATCTTGTGATATACACTTTAAGAAGCCCTTCTGTAGCTAAAACTTCTAGTTTCCTGCCTGTAGATGCATGGTCCCACAACAAGGAGAGCTTAATAGCGGCCATGATCAGGATGGCGTGTGTCCTGTCACTCACCACAGTAAATTACGGGAGTAAGGCTGATACCAGCTATAGCTGGTAACTTCACTATAAAAGGCATATGTGTCAGCAGAACGTGCTACAATGGATCACGATGCAAAAGAGGAAAGGATCCTGACTTTCTTTTCAGATACAGAATCTCAGACTGCCCTAGCCCTTTTAGAGAGCACTTCTGAATAAGCTATTCTTCCAatattgctttttctgctgcttggcTGGTCATAGAAAAAAAGACGTTTTTCCCGTTACGTGTTTTATAACAAGGCAAAAATACCAGGCTGCAGTATGCTAATAACATTCTCTCGCTCTCCTTGCTGCCTTGCCCTGCCGCAGGAGCCCAAGCACTTCGACGCCTTCCAGGAGTGGCCCGATGGCTACGTGCGGCTCATCTACTCGAGCGAGGAGAAGAACGCGCAGCGGCACCTCAGCGGCTGGGCCATGCGCAACACCAACAACCACAACTGCCAGATCCTCAAGAAGTCGTGCCTGGGCGTGGTGGTGTGCGCCCGGAGCTGCGCCCTGCCCGGCGGCGCCAGGCTGCAGCTGCGCCCCGCCATATGCGACAAGGCTCGGCAGAAGCAGCAAAGTGAGGGGCGCCCGCAGACCCAGGGCCCCGCTTCTTTCACTGCATTCCCAAACTCGGGTCACTCCATCTTGCGTCCGTAACTGCAGAGACTGATTAGCTCCAAATTTCATCAATGTCTGTTCGCAAATGCTTAAGGGGATATGGATTTAAATCCTTTAAATTGCTAGCATTTATAACTACCTCGCATCATTTAGCTATGCTTGGCAGTCTTTGTTGCATTTCCTTGAACGATacattttaatgtgaattttgGACAAGTCTGATCACATTGCTCTTGAGCTCTGATTACTCTCAGGCAGCATCCTTGTCCTTAACCAATCCCTTCAGCAGCTTCTGTCTGTTCACAGAGAAAACCTGCCCCAACTGTAACTCTGCCCTCGAGTTGATTCCTTGCCGAGGACACAGTGGCTATCCAGTCACAAACTTCTGGAGGCTTGATGGCAAAGCAATATTTTTCCAGGTAGAAAGCAGCTGTATGCATTTGTGCACACTATATAAATTATATCTGTATATAAAATAATACCTGTGAAGAGAGagatttcttcctccttcttccccctttttttatGTTACATAGACCATGATGAAGGTCTAGTCCATGACTGAATTTCTCTTTAGTATGAACATGAtaagaacaaataaaacaatagCACTTGGCTGTCTCTTTAAAAGCAGTACCTATGGGTTGGCAATATTCAGTTTTAACTACAGTATCATTGATGGCTAAAATTCTCCTGTTTACAGAGCACAAATATGACCAAAAAAGTGGTCTGGCACCCTGGTGCATATGACAACTGGATCTCTCCAAtgtttatttccaaatatttatttcctacTAAAAtaaattccccccccccccccccccccccccccccccccccccccccccccccccccccccccccccccccccccccccccccccccccccccccccccccccccccccccccccccccccccccccccccccccccccccccccccccccccccccccccccccccccccccccccccccccccccccccccccccccccccccccccccccccccccccccccccccccccccccccccccccccccccccccccccccccccccccccccccccccccccccccccccccccccccccccccccccccccccccccccccccccccccccccccccccccccccccccccccccccccccccccccccccccccccccccccccctgtgaaGCCTTCTTTAATTTACATGAGCTGAAACATGAAAATTCTACTTCCTGTGAAACTAGCTTTTCAATTTTGAAGGATTTATAAtcttgactgaaaaaaaaaataatcttagcTGAAATCTGCCATTTCATCTcgatttattttttttagcaacATTGGAAGTAAACAAAAAGTTTCTATTCTATGAGATTACATTTTGTCCTGGATAATTTTTCCCCGACTCACACAGCTGTGAATTCTGTTCTCCAGTCAGTAAATGGAAGAAAACTGGCTGTATTTCCAGATTCCCTCCTATGTCAGTCTTATTCAAATGTTCTCTTTACAGACATGCAAAACTGGAAGATTTTACtataaaaaaaagttgataAACCCTTGCTCATAACTTTTAACTTCTAGAAGTTATAAGCAATTTCTGCTTGAGAAAGGACAgtgatttaaaagcaatttttaaattcctgcttTGTGTTAGGGACTGTATGCAGATCTTTTCAAACAAATTAATAAGGAAATGTAGTGTCCATGACTTCATCATATATCAGAGTAACTTGGTTGCCTAGATCTGCATGATGACCCACAGATGTTTCAATAGCAGAGCATCTTCAGATGGTTTTCCAGGATATAATTTTCAGTCCTGTTCAAGAAAGTGTATTGCTTTAAGAGAATATTTGTCATCCTGTGGCATGAAACCTCTTTAAAACCTATTTATACTATTTATACATGTGCTTATAAAGGAGAACTGAGATACTGGATTGCATAAAACCAAccaaattatctttttttccacttggtTCTAATTTATCTACTGAATGTCACAAACTTAGATAGCATTTTTGCTCCTTCATCAGCTCTGCACTTCTCACTGacttttccctcactttttCCTTCTATCAACACCCAAATAAtgatttattctatttattctattatttattatttattctattattctattatttattctatttatttattttcacaacaCCCAAATAAtgatttattctatttatttattttcacaatgaATTTGTCCTTGTTTAGTTTCTCCTGACTACCTCCTGTACTACTTACATCATTTTCTCTTATCTTACTGCCTTCCAGGTTCACATCTAATTCTCATTTAATCCTGATTTAGGCTAAAGGAGTCCATGACCACCCCCGGCCAGAGAGTAAACTGGAGGCAGAGGCAAGAAGAAGTGCAATTAAGAAACAAATGTCCTCTTATCACCACTCCCAAAAAAAGAGATCTCTAAACTCAGAGGTAAGTAAAGAGCATTAGTGAAATAAAAAGGTGACATAGATTAAGACTTCTCTTTGACAATTCAAAAGGTGTGATAAGCATGCACTGGGGATCTCAGGGCAAAACAAAGCTTTACATCATGCTACATCTGTTAATTTGGGGCTGAAACTAGCAATAGCACAGGTATTGAGGCATACGTGTGTGGGCAGTATAGATTCCTGTCTCTCAAAGACCTACTTCTCCTTTCAGGCAGGAAGGTACCATGACAGCAGCGGTTACACCAATAATCTACAGAACTTTCACTGCATGGATGGCCCAGAAAGAGTTGGTATCTTCACAGACACCAACTTTTCGATTCCAGCCCAGTCTTacccttctctgcagagctcagaccTCTACAAGGCGCCTCACGACGCAGCCAGCTTCCAAGAGGACCAGCTGTCTCCATATCCTAAATGCCCAAATCCAAGGATCTACATG
It includes:
- the GCM2 gene encoding chorion-specific transcription factor GCMb, which gives rise to MKLTWDINDPKLPQEPKHFDAFQEWPDGYVRLIYSSEEKNAQRHLSGWAMRNTNNHNCQILKKSCLGVVVCARSCALPGGARLQLRPAICDKARQKQQKKTCPNCNSALELIPCRGHSGYPVTNFWRLDGKAIFFQAKGVHDHPRPESKLEAEARRSAIKKQMSSYHHSQKKRSLNSEAGRYHDSSGYTNNLQNFHCMDGPERVGIFTDTNFSIPAQSYPSLQSSDLYKAPHDAASFQEDQLSPYPKCPNPRIYMPMPYSYEFGVPTFISSSPYPTFYKDLTSPAIDADALSLSGSHYNAVSAHDKSSDNPGRHYGLKAARGKSGAERSDHGQAASSAAHPYCSGDYACRYSPSPAPVAPPLQTVITTTTKVSYQAYKPPALRHGDGLCDVKSLQSYAHVAENVSGAIYSGMKIQEDFGMIKSALLYQHDSIATKPKPAESVESYRYGLPLGSSFAEHEGQALRFESAEY